One window of Candidatus Sulfotelmatobacter sp. genomic DNA carries:
- the pyrH gene encoding UMP kinase, with the protein MQRPAYDRVLLKLSGEAFAGSGNSVDVDTTVAMAREVAAVHAEGVSVAVVVGGGNIWRGKMHEAAGMDRATADYMGMLATVINALALQDALERIGVPSRVQTAIAMNAIAEPYIRRRALRHLEKGRVVIFAAGTGNPYFTTDTTAALRAVEVGASAILKATKVDGVYSADPFKDPSATRFVQLDYLRVLELGLEVMDSTALTLCMDNALPIIVFDMNVPGNIRRVVMGEAIGTTVGRSVGRAAAEGVTHA; encoded by the coding sequence CTGCAACGCCCGGCGTACGATCGCGTCCTGCTGAAACTGTCGGGCGAGGCGTTCGCCGGGAGCGGCAACTCCGTCGACGTCGACACGACGGTCGCCATGGCGCGCGAAGTCGCGGCCGTGCACGCCGAAGGCGTCTCGGTCGCGGTCGTCGTCGGCGGCGGCAATATCTGGCGCGGCAAGATGCACGAAGCCGCCGGGATGGATCGCGCCACCGCCGACTACATGGGGATGCTGGCGACGGTCATCAACGCGCTGGCGCTGCAAGACGCGCTCGAGCGGATCGGCGTCCCCAGCCGCGTGCAGACCGCGATCGCGATGAACGCGATCGCCGAGCCGTACATCCGCCGCCGCGCGCTGCGGCACTTGGAGAAGGGCCGCGTCGTCATCTTCGCGGCCGGCACCGGCAACCCGTACTTCACCACCGACACGACCGCCGCGCTGCGCGCGGTCGAAGTCGGGGCGAGCGCGATCCTCAAGGCCACCAAGGTCGACGGCGTCTACAGCGCCGATCCGTTCAAGGACCCCTCGGCGACGCGCTTCGTCCAGCTCGATTACCTGCGCGTGCTCGAGCTGGGTCTGGAAGTCATGGACTCGACCGCGCTGACGCTGTGTATGGACAACGCGCTGCCGATCATCGTGTTCGACATGAACGTGCCCGGCAACATCCGCCGCGTCGTGATGGGCGAGGCGATCGGGACGACCGTCGGACGGAGTGTCGGGCGCGCCGCCGCCGAAGGAGTGACGCATGCTTGA
- the rpsB gene encoding 30S ribosomal protein S2: MRALLEAGVHFGHQTRRWNPKMKPYIFQERNGIYIIDLGKTLTMLNHVYDAVKQLSREGRVILFVGTKKQAQDVVKEEAERAGTFFVNQRWLGGTLTNFATIQKRISRLRELEGMRQQGTFDLLPKKEVARLTDELEKLEKFLGGIKDMHRLPDAIFIVDPKKERIAVAEARKLHIPIIAVIDTNCDPDEIDYAVPGNDDAIRSVRLMVSTLANAIIEGKTETESSYDAAEYDQQYAEEAAPEPVEAGV, translated from the coding sequence ATGCGCGCTCTTCTGGAGGCGGGCGTCCACTTCGGACACCAGACCCGCCGCTGGAATCCGAAGATGAAGCCGTACATCTTCCAAGAGCGGAACGGTATCTACATCATCGACCTCGGCAAGACGCTGACGATGCTCAACCACGTCTACGACGCGGTCAAGCAGCTCTCGCGCGAAGGTCGCGTCATTCTCTTCGTCGGCACCAAGAAGCAGGCCCAGGACGTGGTCAAGGAAGAGGCGGAGCGCGCCGGCACCTTCTTCGTCAACCAGCGCTGGCTGGGCGGCACGCTCACCAACTTCGCGACGATTCAGAAGCGCATCTCGCGCCTGCGCGAGCTCGAGGGGATGCGCCAGCAAGGCACCTTCGATCTGCTCCCCAAGAAAGAAGTCGCGCGGCTGACCGACGAGCTTGAGAAGCTCGAGAAGTTCCTGGGCGGCATCAAGGACATGCACCGTCTGCCGGACGCGATCTTCATCGTCGACCCGAAGAAGGAGCGCATCGCCGTCGCCGAGGCGCGTAAGCTGCACATCCCGATCATCGCCGTCATCGACACCAACTGCGATCCCGACGAGATCGACTACGCGGTGCCGGGCAACGACGACGCGATCCGCAGCGTTCGCCTGATGGTCTCGACGCTCGCCAACGCGATCATCGAAGGCAAGACCGAGACCGAGTCTTCCTACGACGCCGCCGAGTACGACCAGCAGTACGCCGAAGAAGCGGCGCCCGAGCCCGTCGAGGCCGGCGTCTGA
- a CDS encoding sulfotransferase family 2 domain-containing protein, giving the protein MPVSHGYQFIFIHIPKTAGSSMLQALHTEDAAWEFLNQNAWPRFFESPNGVEMFRDMRGFFALNQISHFMEQHLPARILRQMVPAEVWSNYFKFAFVRNPWDLVVSTYVYFHEIFKQYPETAKTAADIAFISTNVDFSNYVRARPYFASEPGYLPFITDKRGELIVDFVGRVETVDADMAEIGRRIGREIALPHLNRLPRANYREYYTPHTRELVAREFAREIEMFGYEF; this is encoded by the coding sequence ATGCCGGTCTCGCACGGCTACCAGTTCATCTTCATTCACATCCCGAAGACCGCGGGCAGCTCGATGCTGCAGGCTCTGCACACCGAAGACGCCGCGTGGGAGTTCCTCAACCAGAACGCGTGGCCGCGCTTCTTCGAGAGCCCGAACGGCGTCGAGATGTTCCGCGACATGCGCGGATTCTTTGCGCTCAACCAGATCTCGCATTTCATGGAGCAGCACCTGCCGGCGCGCATCCTGCGTCAGATGGTTCCGGCCGAGGTCTGGTCGAACTACTTCAAGTTCGCCTTCGTGCGCAATCCGTGGGACCTGGTCGTCTCGACGTACGTGTACTTCCACGAGATCTTCAAGCAGTATCCCGAGACGGCGAAGACGGCTGCGGACATCGCGTTCATCAGCACCAACGTCGACTTCTCGAACTACGTTCGGGCTCGGCCGTACTTCGCGAGTGAGCCGGGGTACCTGCCGTTCATCACCGACAAGCGCGGCGAGCTGATCGTCGACTTCGTGGGACGGGTCGAGACCGTCGACGCCGACATGGCCGAGATCGGGCGGCGGATCGGCCGCGAGATCGCGTTGCCCCATCTCAACCGGCTGCCCCGGGCCAACTATCGCGAGTACTACACGCCGCACACACGCGAGCTGGTGGCGCGGGAATTCGCCCGCGAGATCGAGATGTTCGGCTACGAGTTCTAG
- a CDS encoding translation elongation factor Ts: protein MNTAYKPTADEIKRLREETGAGMSDVRNALLWAEGDQDKAKARLGELGQSKAEKKAAERTANEGLVGSYIHSGGKIGVLVEINCETDFVARNERFKELVRDVAMHIAAMSPAYLDRDSVPSDVLAEVKLELEKTVPPGKPANVVEKILEGKLNKWYEDHTLLEQPFVKDDAQTIGELVKSVSGVLGEKIAVRRYAKFGLGED from the coding sequence GTGAATACCGCATACAAGCCGACCGCCGACGAGATCAAGCGCCTGCGCGAGGAGACGGGCGCCGGGATGTCCGACGTCCGCAACGCCCTGCTGTGGGCCGAGGGCGATCAGGACAAGGCCAAGGCCCGCCTGGGCGAGCTCGGACAGTCGAAGGCCGAGAAGAAGGCCGCCGAGCGCACCGCCAACGAGGGTCTGGTGGGCTCGTACATCCACTCCGGCGGGAAGATCGGCGTGCTGGTCGAGATCAACTGCGAGACCGACTTCGTCGCCCGCAACGAGCGCTTCAAGGAGCTCGTGCGCGACGTTGCGATGCACATCGCGGCGATGTCGCCGGCCTACCTGGATCGGGACTCGGTGCCCTCCGACGTGCTGGCCGAAGTCAAGCTCGAGCTCGAGAAGACCGTGCCGCCCGGCAAGCCGGCGAACGTGGTCGAAAAGATCCTCGAAGGCAAGCTCAACAAGTGGTACGAGGACCACACGCTGCTCGAGCAGCCGTTCGTGAAGGACGACGCGCAGACCATCGGCGAGCTGGTCAAGTCGGTCAGCGGCGTGCTCGGCGAGAAGATCGCCGTGCGCCGCTACGCCAAGTTCGGGCTGGGCGAGGACTAG
- the frr gene encoding ribosome recycling factor, with protein MLDDVYRDTEAKMNKALEATRADFASIRTGRAAPALLDRLQVEAYGSAVPLKQVASINSPDGRSLLVTAFDKSTIGAIRKAIETSDLGLNPNVDGASIRLSFPPLTEDRRKELVKLVKKKAEEHKVAVRNVRHKAIDDVKALAKDGTITDDQIKRGQDQVQKLTDKFTKQIDELVTGKEKEIMEV; from the coding sequence ATGCTTGACGACGTCTACCGCGACACGGAAGCGAAGATGAACAAGGCGCTCGAGGCGACGCGCGCCGATTTCGCCTCGATCCGCACCGGTCGTGCCGCGCCCGCGCTGCTGGACCGCTTGCAGGTCGAAGCCTACGGTTCGGCCGTGCCGCTCAAACAGGTGGCCAGCATCAACTCGCCCGACGGGCGTTCGCTGCTGGTGACCGCGTTCGACAAGAGCACCATCGGGGCGATCCGCAAGGCGATCGAGACCAGCGACTTGGGCCTCAACCCGAACGTCGACGGCGCCTCGATCCGCCTCTCGTTTCCGCCGCTGACCGAAGACCGCCGCAAAGAGCTGGTCAAGCTGGTCAAAAAGAAGGCCGAAGAGCACAAGGTCGCGGTGCGCAACGTGCGCCACAAGGCGATCGACGACGTCAAGGCGCTGGCCAAGGACGGAACGATCACCGACGATCAGATCAAACGCGGTCAGGACCAGGTCCAGAAGCTGACCGACAAGTTCACCAAACAGATCGACGAGCTGGTCACCGGCAAAGAAAAAGAGATCATGGAAGTATAG
- a CDS encoding NAD-dependent epimerase/dehydratase family protein: protein MSTHVIVVGARGFVGGAIVAEARARGLAVLERRTDDEAAGDADAAIVYAGGVASGAARDPQLAFRRHVGDAVRWAAVPHRSFVYLSSTRVYDGADATREDARVRVLPGGSDPYVSSKVAGECAVLAVSPRAFVARLSNVAGPSVRSELFLSDILRQAASEGIVRVRSALTSSKDYIDVRDVAAWTVDLALTGGPRILNLAAGRNLAHGELLGVLTRIAPVSVVVADASPEIVVTAIDAGLVQATFPRALRDPLAELPGYFKAFQAALPLAIGK, encoded by the coding sequence GTGAGCACGCACGTCATCGTCGTCGGAGCGCGCGGCTTCGTCGGCGGCGCGATCGTCGCGGAAGCGCGCGCGCGTGGGCTCGCGGTACTCGAGCGGCGTACCGACGACGAAGCCGCCGGCGACGCCGACGCCGCGATCGTCTACGCCGGCGGCGTGGCGTCGGGCGCCGCACGCGATCCGCAGCTCGCGTTCCGCCGCCACGTCGGCGACGCCGTGCGCTGGGCCGCGGTGCCGCATCGTTCCTTCGTCTACCTCAGCTCGACGCGCGTCTACGACGGGGCCGACGCGACCCGGGAAGACGCGCGTGTCCGCGTGCTCCCGGGCGGGAGCGATCCCTACGTGAGTTCCAAGGTCGCCGGCGAGTGCGCGGTCCTGGCGGTCTCGCCGCGGGCGTTCGTCGCGCGCCTCTCGAACGTGGCCGGCCCGTCGGTGCGCAGCGAGCTGTTCCTCAGCGATATCCTGCGGCAGGCCGCGAGCGAGGGCATCGTGCGCGTACGCAGTGCGCTGACCTCGTCGAAGGATTACATCGACGTGCGGGACGTGGCCGCATGGACGGTCGATCTCGCGCTGACCGGCGGCCCGCGCATCCTCAACCTCGCGGCAGGCCGCAATCTCGCGCACGGCGAGCTGCTGGGCGTCCTCACCCGCATCGCACCGGTCAGCGTCGTCGTGGCCGACGCCTCGCCCGAGATCGTCGTCACCGCCATCGACGCCGGTTTGGTGCAAGCGACCTTCCCGCGCGCGCTGCGCGATCCGCTGGCAGAGCTGCCCGGTTACTTCAAGGCCTTCCAGGCGGCCCTGCCGCTCGCGATCGGAAAGTAG
- a CDS encoding LamG-like jellyroll fold domain-containing protein has product MPDDARRHAAAIASAVPGSTYDAAVLALGPYAYYRLDETSGTVAYDASGNNLNGTYEGTAGTNYLLAENPVAPGLPWSVKTTSSALSAPRIALAWMPLGMSGGTWESDFTVAAWVLPGATAQTASFVEVNDFWLGESGTTPVMQDYPSATVTAPSATFSDGGIHFVAMTVHNGGSGCLDQLYVDGALAGSTQETSCGTGVIRYANSNAGVSGRVSYQAGYDPLAGEIGGVAIFASALTASQIAGLYGAGPPTPTPTPTPAPTPPAGIGYDAAVQFLQPYAYYRLDETTGTIAYDSSGNGRNGTYKGKSGTNYLLGQTSIVPGLSDSFESFAALPSPAAPRVALPTMPLAKQSSGAWASDFSVALWAKPNGAQIAEFGEINDYYIGVWKNGSTAGTQPFIGLYPTNNWTSTATTFADGNAHFIAETVHYTGAAGCQMYLYVDGVQTLSELEPCGGSNDIMYASDASISGRVSYSAGGAGLAGEIGGYAIFASALTAAQVAALYQPTAPGTPIPAPTPTASPSPTPAPPGPLNVTMLGQTWNVVAGSPVTQSVNLDVTAQIAPLGTINADESNGTFTILGNTCYLPGTADNGYGTGPAYMPIEYFTPGVNPPYQAAQWDIDALGDANAGGALSCEFQLQGSGGELFTMVGTY; this is encoded by the coding sequence GTGCCCGACGATGCGCGTCGACACGCAGCGGCGATCGCCTCGGCCGTCCCCGGCAGCACGTACGACGCAGCGGTACTCGCGCTTGGACCGTATGCGTACTACCGGCTCGACGAGACGAGCGGGACGGTCGCGTACGACGCGTCCGGCAACAACCTCAACGGAACCTATGAAGGCACGGCCGGTACGAACTACCTGCTGGCAGAGAACCCGGTGGCGCCGGGATTGCCGTGGTCGGTGAAGACCACGTCGAGCGCGCTGAGCGCTCCGCGCATCGCGCTGGCGTGGATGCCGCTGGGCATGTCGGGCGGGACGTGGGAGAGCGACTTCACCGTCGCCGCATGGGTTCTTCCGGGCGCAACGGCGCAGACCGCGTCATTCGTCGAGGTCAACGACTTCTGGCTGGGCGAGTCGGGCACGACCCCGGTGATGCAAGACTATCCGAGCGCGACCGTCACCGCGCCCTCGGCGACGTTCTCCGACGGCGGCATCCACTTCGTCGCGATGACCGTGCACAACGGCGGCTCGGGCTGCTTGGACCAGCTCTACGTCGACGGCGCGCTCGCCGGCAGCACGCAAGAGACGAGCTGCGGAACCGGCGTGATCCGATATGCGAATTCGAACGCCGGTGTCAGCGGTCGCGTCTCCTATCAAGCCGGTTACGACCCGCTCGCGGGTGAGATCGGCGGGGTCGCGATCTTCGCGAGCGCACTGACGGCCTCGCAGATCGCAGGCTTGTACGGCGCCGGGCCGCCGACGCCGACGCCGACGCCCACGCCGGCACCGACTCCGCCGGCCGGCATCGGCTACGACGCCGCGGTGCAGTTCTTGCAGCCGTATGCGTACTATCGTCTCGACGAGACGACCGGAACCATCGCCTATGACTCGTCCGGCAACGGTCGCAACGGCACCTACAAGGGCAAGAGCGGAACGAACTACCTGCTCGGTCAGACCAGCATCGTGCCGGGTTTGAGCGATTCGTTCGAGAGCTTCGCGGCGCTCCCCAGTCCGGCCGCACCACGCGTCGCGCTGCCGACCATGCCGCTTGCGAAACAAAGCAGCGGCGCGTGGGCCAGTGATTTCTCGGTGGCGCTCTGGGCGAAGCCCAATGGCGCGCAGATCGCGGAGTTCGGTGAGATCAACGACTACTACATCGGCGTGTGGAAGAACGGTTCCACCGCGGGGACGCAGCCGTTCATCGGGCTCTACCCCACCAACAATTGGACCTCCACGGCCACGACGTTCGCGGACGGAAACGCGCACTTCATCGCCGAGACCGTGCACTACACCGGCGCCGCCGGGTGCCAAATGTATCTCTACGTCGACGGCGTGCAGACGTTGAGCGAACTCGAACCCTGCGGCGGCAGCAACGACATCATGTACGCCAGCGACGCCTCGATCAGCGGCCGCGTGTCGTATTCGGCCGGCGGCGCGGGCCTGGCGGGCGAGATCGGCGGTTACGCGATTTTCGCCAGCGCCCTCACCGCCGCGCAGGTGGCGGCGCTCTATCAGCCGACCGCACCCGGCACGCCCATTCCGGCCCCCACGCCGACAGCCAGCCCCTCGCCGACGCCGGCTCCGCCGGGACCGCTGAACGTCACGATGCTCGGCCAGACCTGGAACGTCGTCGCCGGCAGCCCCGTGACCCAGAGCGTCAACCTCGACGTGACCGCTCAGATCGCCCCGCTCGGCACGATCAACGCGGACGAGAGCAACGGCACGTTCACGATCCTCGGCAATACCTGCTACCTGCCCGGCACAGCGGACAACGGGTATGGTACCGGGCCGGCCTACATGCCGATCGAGTACTTCACCCCCGGCGTGAATCCGCCGTACCAGGCCGCGCAGTGGGACATCGACGCCCTCGGCGACGCGAACGCCGGCGGTGCCTTGAGCTGCGAGTTCCAACTCCAGGGCTCGGGCGGTGAGCTCTTCACGATGGTCGGCACCTACTAG
- a CDS encoding sulfotransferase family 2 domain-containing protein, whose protein sequence is MPISHDDRFIFIHIPKTAGSSIVESLLTVRPNLDFMARNAWPRLFAHPRGAELFRQLRVFYPLNPMALFPEQHYPARVLREMVPAEVWSSYFKFTFVRNPWDFVVSSYFFLKKTFSEDPRVAMEAIDVAYIMASVDFTNFVRARKFMANSIGLLPHVTDQGGNLLVDFVGKVENIEADLAEICRRVGLNIPLEHRNRSEHAQYREYYTDETRAIVAADFAPEIERFGYRF, encoded by the coding sequence GTGCCCATCTCGCACGACGACCGGTTCATCTTCATCCACATCCCGAAGACCGCGGGGAGCTCGATCGTCGAGTCGCTCTTGACCGTCCGGCCGAATCTGGATTTCATGGCGCGCAACGCTTGGCCGCGGCTGTTCGCGCACCCGCGCGGCGCCGAGCTGTTCCGGCAACTTCGGGTCTTTTATCCGCTCAACCCGATGGCGTTGTTTCCTGAGCAGCACTATCCGGCACGCGTGCTGCGCGAGATGGTTCCGGCCGAGGTCTGGTCGAGCTACTTCAAGTTCACCTTCGTGCGCAACCCATGGGACTTCGTCGTCTCGAGCTATTTCTTTCTCAAGAAGACCTTCAGCGAGGATCCGCGCGTCGCGATGGAAGCGATCGACGTTGCGTACATCATGGCGTCGGTCGACTTCACGAATTTCGTGCGGGCGCGGAAATTCATGGCGAACAGCATCGGCCTGCTCCCGCACGTCACCGACCAGGGCGGCAACTTGCTGGTCGACTTCGTCGGCAAGGTGGAGAACATCGAGGCGGACCTCGCCGAGATCTGCCGCCGAGTCGGCCTGAACATCCCGCTCGAGCACCGCAACCGCTCCGAGCACGCGCAGTACCGCGAGTACTACACCGACGAGACCCGCGCGATCGTCGCTGCCGACTTCGCCCCGGAGATCGAACGCTTCGGGTACCGCTTCTGA
- a CDS encoding tetratricopeptide repeat protein, with translation MQLDIPAQLAAARACAENGRRADAIAAYARLLRDAPGTLDAMLPLAGLFVAERNLAFARSVLLEAASLHSERADVWALLANVLVDLDEPAAARTAYERALQVDPDLTVAHLGLAVLGERAGDAEAARPHWQRGYARGVTAGPNWHAPGVTRILLVSSAVGGNVPLLPILDDRRFVRAEIFAEGYTPAIPLPHDALIVNAIGDAERSGRALDAADRIIADLAGHVVNAPGRVRATTRVANAARLATIDGVVAPRVRAFAHQQLTGPGGAELLAAAGFAFPLLLRAPGFHTGMYFVQVENADALAGAAAQLPGPTLLAMEFVDTAAADGTYRKYRVLGIDGALYPLHLAVSRSWKVHYFSAAMGESEHYREEERAFLDAPRAAIGAGAYAALERVVDALGLDYGGVDFGLDATGRLVVFEANATMLIAPIDADPRFAYRRHAFAAATEAARAMLVARRPA, from the coding sequence GTGCAGCTCGATATCCCGGCGCAGCTCGCAGCCGCGCGTGCCTGCGCCGAAAACGGACGACGCGCCGACGCCATCGCCGCCTATGCGCGCCTCCTGCGCGATGCACCGGGGACGCTCGACGCGATGCTGCCGCTGGCCGGGTTGTTCGTCGCCGAGCGGAACCTGGCGTTTGCGCGCTCGGTGCTCCTCGAGGCCGCTTCGCTCCACTCCGAGCGCGCCGACGTGTGGGCGCTGCTCGCCAACGTCCTGGTCGACCTCGACGAACCGGCGGCCGCGCGAACTGCCTACGAGCGCGCGCTGCAGGTCGATCCCGACCTGACGGTCGCGCACCTTGGCCTCGCGGTGCTTGGTGAGCGTGCCGGCGACGCGGAGGCGGCACGCCCCCATTGGCAGCGCGGCTATGCGCGCGGCGTCACCGCGGGCCCGAACTGGCATGCCCCGGGCGTGACGCGCATCCTGTTGGTCAGCTCGGCGGTCGGCGGCAACGTCCCGCTGCTGCCGATCCTCGACGATCGGCGCTTCGTGCGCGCCGAGATCTTCGCCGAGGGCTACACGCCTGCGATTCCGCTGCCGCACGACGCGCTGATCGTCAACGCGATCGGCGACGCCGAGCGGAGCGGGCGCGCGCTGGACGCCGCGGACCGCATCATCGCCGATCTGGCCGGCCACGTCGTGAACGCGCCCGGCCGCGTGCGCGCCACGACCCGCGTCGCCAACGCCGCGCGGCTGGCCACGATCGACGGAGTCGTCGCTCCGCGCGTGCGCGCGTTCGCGCACCAGCAGCTCACGGGCCCCGGCGGCGCCGAGCTGCTCGCAGCCGCGGGCTTCGCGTTCCCGTTGCTGTTGCGTGCGCCCGGCTTCCACACCGGGATGTACTTCGTGCAGGTCGAGAACGCCGACGCACTGGCCGGCGCGGCCGCGCAACTGCCGGGGCCCACGCTGCTGGCGATGGAGTTCGTCGACACCGCGGCAGCCGACGGTACCTACCGCAAGTACCGCGTGCTCGGGATCGACGGCGCGCTCTACCCGCTGCACCTGGCCGTTTCACGCAGCTGGAAGGTCCACTACTTCAGCGCGGCCATGGGCGAGAGCGAGCACTATCGCGAGGAAGAACGCGCGTTCCTCGACGCGCCGCGCGCGGCGATTGGTGCCGGCGCGTACGCCGCGCTCGAACGCGTCGTCGACGCGCTTGGGCTGGATTACGGCGGCGTCGACTTCGGCCTCGACGCCACCGGCCGCCTCGTGGTCTTCGAAGCCAACGCGACGATGCTCATCGCGCCGATCGACGCCGACCCGCGCTTCGCGTACCGGCGTCACGCCTTCGCCGCCGCGACCGAGGCGGCACGGGCCATGCTCGTGGCACGCCGACCCGCCTAG